From Phalacrocorax carbo chromosome 6, bPhaCar2.1, whole genome shotgun sequence, a single genomic window includes:
- the TRH gene encoding thyrotropin releasing hormone, protein MPSIQMPLLLLCLTLCGVCRNGGQPLPVGSETMGRSPLDDILQRSESLILQSVLKKAEKDEEMNKESNAPLAEWLSKRQHPGKKYLSDLEKRQHPGKRDAEEDTPYGDIQKRQHPGKREIKDDLDGYLELKKQQYPGRRSLLDQYADIPSAQLTYLNELSKRQHPGRRYPMYKRQHPSKGGWNDEVDLNDQYGEKRQHPGKRHWNSDSPDDAGPCNFQEPFTCNKGGLLLDLVENGSRDRVEKKRQHPGKRSA, encoded by the exons ATGCCATCTATTCAGATGccactgctgctcctctgcctgacctTATGTGGTGTTTGCCGCAACGGGGGGCAGCCCCTTCCAGTGGGAAGTGAGACCATGGGAAGAAGTCCCCTGGATGACATCCTGCAGAGATCTGAAAGCCTCATTCTTCAGTCTGTCCTcaagaaagctgaaaaggaCGAAGAGATGAATAAAG AATCAAATGCACCTCTGGCAGAATGGCTTTCCAAAAGACAACACCCTGGGAAAAAGTACTTAAGtgacctggagaagagacagcaTCCTGGAAAAAGAGACGCTGAGGAAGACACCCCTTATGGAGACATTCAGAAGAGGCAGCatccagggaaaagagagataAAAGATGACCTTGACGGCTATCTGGAGCTGAAAAAGCAACAGTATCCTGGCAGAAGGTCATTGTTGGATCAGTATGCTGACATCCCTAGTGCACAGCTAACCTACTTGAATGAGTTATCCAAAAGACAGCATCCGGGCAGAAGGTATCCGATGTACAAGCGCCAGCATCCTAGCAAAGGAGGCTGGAATGATGAGGTAGACCTAAATGACCAATATGGTGAGAAACGCCAGCACCCTGGAAAAAGGCACTGGAATTCTGACAGCCCAGATGATGCAGGCCCCTGCAACTTTCAGGAGCCCTTCACCTGTAACAAAGGCGGCTTGTTGCTTGATTTAGTAGAAAATGGTAGCAGAGACAGGGTAGAAAAAAAACGTCAGCACCCAGGAAAGAGATCAGCATAG